The following coding sequences lie in one Puniceibacterium sp. IMCC21224 genomic window:
- the repA gene encoding plasmid partitioning protein RepA: MSKRLGSRLREHAQETFPPDAQKGLRRFAMREAAELLRINQNTFRHHVSNLEGFPEGVLEGGNRRSFSAEEMVEAQRVLLETGRIKPEEHPHRRPGEACQVLTIFNLKGGSAKTSSVAHVGQLLGLRGYRVLLIDLDSQASLTNLFGVTPELDPDMPTSYDLIRSDDPLPAAEIIRKTNFPTVDLIPASMDIMEYEFEVALSFRHGATTFHSRIREALEPVLNRYDVVIFDTPPQLNFSVISALFASTGVLIPLNASMLDVMSLASFLGMASNLMGVVEAHAPEHGLNFVRVLITRYENTDGPQVQISSLLRTVLGDAVLSAEFLKSTAVGDAANTQQSIFEVEPRDVNRRTYERAIESVSRVTDEVEREILKAWGRSHGA; encoded by the coding sequence ATGTCCAAGCGGCTTGGTAGTCGGTTGCGTGAACATGCGCAGGAAACCTTTCCGCCGGACGCTCAGAAGGGCCTCCGCCGCTTCGCCATGCGGGAAGCGGCTGAACTTCTTCGCATTAATCAGAACACCTTCCGCCATCATGTGTCAAACCTCGAAGGCTTCCCCGAAGGTGTCCTGGAGGGCGGCAACCGCCGTAGCTTCTCTGCAGAGGAGATGGTCGAGGCACAACGCGTGCTTCTCGAGACTGGAAGGATCAAGCCAGAAGAACACCCGCACAGAAGACCGGGAGAGGCTTGTCAGGTGTTGACGATCTTCAACCTGAAGGGTGGCTCTGCCAAGACGTCATCTGTTGCCCATGTAGGGCAGCTACTGGGTCTACGAGGCTACCGGGTCTTGCTGATCGACCTTGATAGCCAGGCAAGTCTGACGAACCTGTTCGGTGTTACTCCCGAGCTCGACCCGGATATGCCGACTTCATACGATCTTATCCGATCCGACGATCCACTACCTGCAGCAGAGATCATTCGCAAAACGAACTTCCCGACGGTAGATCTGATCCCGGCATCCATGGACATAATGGAGTATGAGTTCGAGGTAGCCCTGAGCTTCAGACACGGCGCCACCACGTTCCATAGCCGCATACGGGAAGCGCTTGAGCCCGTCCTGAATCGATATGATGTAGTAATATTTGACACCCCGCCGCAGCTGAACTTCTCGGTGATCTCTGCCCTCTTTGCATCAACCGGAGTCCTGATCCCGCTCAACGCGTCAATGCTCGATGTCATGTCGCTGGCGAGCTTTCTGGGCATGGCGAGCAACCTGATGGGCGTCGTCGAGGCACACGCCCCGGAACATGGACTGAACTTCGTGCGAGTTCTGATCACCCGCTACGAAAATACGGATGGTCCGCAGGTTCAGATTTCGTCTCTACTTCGGACAGTCCTCGGGGATGCCGTGCTGTCTGCCGAGTTCCTGAAATCAACAGCCGTGGGTGATGCTGCGAACACCCAGCAGAGCATCTTCGAGGTCGAACCTCGCGACGTGAACCGCAGAACTTACGAGCGCGCGATCGAGTCCGTCTCGCGCGTGACCGACGAAGTCGAGCGCGAAATTCTGAAAGCATGGGGGCGTAGCCATGGCGCGTAA
- a CDS encoding tyrosine-type recombinase/integrase: protein MSSPTNNSTKIEDSDASGAEISSSASYDSLNGDEHDKRTSRDRASIALPANVAGSGALDRLIDTARGYAEASTAGNTNKAYAADWKHFSRWCRLKGTEPLPPAPEMIGLYVADLAAPTGKAPTLSVSTIERRLSGLAWNYRQRGFTLDRKDRHIATVLAGIKRKHARPPVQKEAILPEDIQAMVATLSYDLRGLRDRAILLLGYAGGLRRSEVVCLDVHKDDTPDSGGWVEVFDGGALLTLNAKTGWREVEVGRGSSGQTCPVHALEQWLHFAKIDFGPVFVRTSRDGKRALESRLSDKHIARLIKATVMKSGIRSDLPEAKRLAMFSGHSLRAGLASSAEVDERYVQKQLGHASAEMTRRYQRRRDRFRVNLTKAAGL from the coding sequence ATGAGCAGTCCTACGAATAACAGCACCAAAATCGAGGATTCCGACGCGTCTGGCGCAGAGATTTCGAGCTCAGCGTCCTATGACTCGTTGAACGGTGACGAACACGACAAGAGAACCTCTCGGGACCGAGCCTCAATCGCCCTGCCCGCCAATGTGGCCGGCTCCGGCGCACTCGACCGGCTGATCGATACCGCCCGTGGCTACGCCGAGGCCTCGACAGCCGGGAACACGAACAAGGCCTATGCGGCCGACTGGAAACACTTCAGCCGCTGGTGCCGGTTGAAAGGCACGGAACCTCTGCCCCCCGCGCCCGAGATGATTGGACTTTATGTGGCTGATCTGGCTGCACCAACCGGGAAGGCCCCTACCCTTTCGGTCTCCACGATCGAGCGCCGTCTCTCGGGGCTTGCCTGGAACTACAGACAGCGCGGGTTCACTCTTGATCGCAAGGACCGGCATATCGCCACCGTTCTGGCCGGGATCAAACGCAAGCATGCGCGCCCGCCGGTCCAGAAGGAAGCGATCCTGCCTGAGGACATCCAGGCCATGGTGGCCACCCTTTCCTACGATCTCCGCGGGCTCCGAGACCGGGCGATCTTGCTTTTGGGCTATGCAGGTGGCCTGCGCCGGTCGGAGGTGGTCTGCCTCGATGTGCATAAGGACGATACACCGGACTCCGGCGGCTGGGTCGAAGTCTTCGACGGCGGCGCCCTGCTCACCCTCAATGCCAAGACCGGATGGCGCGAGGTTGAGGTCGGGCGTGGCTCAAGCGGCCAGACCTGTCCCGTCCACGCGCTTGAGCAATGGCTACACTTTGCGAAGATCGACTTTGGGCCGGTCTTCGTGCGCACCTCGCGGGACGGCAAGCGTGCCCTCGAGTCCCGCCTTTCCGACAAGCACATAGCGCGACTGATCAAGGCAACCGTTATGAAGAGTGGCATCAGATCCGATTTGCCGGAAGCCAAACGGTTGGCAATGTTCTCGGGGCATTCCTTGCGTGCCGGGCTCGCCTCGTCGGCAGAGGTTGATGAGCGCTATGTTCAAAAGCAACTCGGACATGCGTCGGCCGAGATGACCCGGCGCTATCAGCGCAGGCGCGACAGGTTCCGGGTGAACCTGACCAAAGCCGCAGGGCTGTGA
- a CDS encoding DUF1403 family protein → MTFARPEHSIDTDTLPRMPAWVTSARPEAFEDVAFLSGAALTHLYHVFARDDVPQALLRDRLALHAAEACVALSGRMERAGELRDAVHLLRPGDLPGPAGETYLAWRRAVERSVSVKALSRALPTIESCQIATWLDAGNGAPLTRTAVVLDAVLTEAPRAEVPALILADAALAQALGWDHVVPLLAAGLKRTDLRKRGDDLRLACHRAVTASAVEAARLAVDLARRASLLKGVAPKLRAKGAGAAVKIFLTQDAVAPSALPLPDRAARRLCDRLVDLGAVRELTGRDTFRLYGV, encoded by the coding sequence ATGACATTTGCCCGACCGGAACACTCCATCGACACAGACACTCTACCCCGGATGCCCGCATGGGTCACCTCGGCACGTCCTGAAGCCTTTGAAGATGTGGCGTTTTTGTCAGGTGCAGCGCTTACTCACCTGTATCATGTGTTTGCACGAGACGATGTCCCCCAAGCATTGTTGCGGGACCGGCTGGCCCTGCACGCCGCAGAGGCATGCGTGGCGCTTTCCGGTCGGATGGAGAGGGCGGGGGAATTGCGCGACGCGGTGCACCTCCTGCGTCCCGGCGACCTTCCCGGTCCGGCAGGCGAAACCTACCTTGCCTGGCGTCGCGCGGTGGAACGGTCGGTGTCGGTCAAGGCTTTGAGCCGAGCTTTACCGACCATCGAGTCTTGCCAGATCGCCACGTGGCTGGATGCGGGAAATGGGGCACCGCTGACCCGTACCGCGGTGGTGCTGGATGCTGTCCTGACGGAGGCACCCCGTGCCGAAGTCCCGGCGTTGATCCTCGCGGACGCCGCCCTCGCCCAGGCGCTTGGTTGGGATCATGTCGTGCCGCTGCTGGCCGCGGGTTTGAAACGCACAGACCTGCGCAAGCGGGGTGACGATTTGCGCCTAGCCTGTCATCGCGCAGTGACCGCATCCGCGGTCGAGGCCGCGCGTCTGGCTGTCGATCTCGCGCGTCGGGCTTCGCTTTTGAAAGGAGTTGCACCAAAGCTTCGGGCCAAGGGGGCAGGGGCGGCGGTGAAAATATTCCTGACGCAGGACGCCGTGGCGCCCAGTGCCCTGCCTTTGCCGGACCGCGCGGCGCGGCGGCTCTGTGACCGGCTTGTCGATCTCGGCGCGGTCCGCGAGCTAACCGGGCGCGACACATTCCGGCTCTACGGGGTGTAG